The Bacillus sp. Bos-x628 genome segment CAAATGATGCTCTCCCCGCGTAACATCATTCAATTGATAAGATAAACGCCATGTTTTCTGAAACCATGGGAACATCATTTGTTTCATTTCGATCTGCTCCTGCAAATGGAAGGTGTCAGGTGAATCATCCTCTACAATGGCATAAAAGTACGGAAATGGATTTGTTCGCTTCAGCACAAGGTCAACGGTCAATACATCCCCTGCTCTTAATCGGGTGTGATGACATGTTCTTTCTGCTGTCACATGAAGTGGGAGGCTTGCAAAAAGCAACGCATACAAAGCATATGGTAAAAATGCATAAAAAAGGAACCAACTCACAAAACCGCCCTGAAACATGGCATAACAAAAGGATGCGCCAGTAAGGGTGATGAGCATGAAAACGCGTAACCATAATGAAACAGGAAGGCGATCACGTAACCTCATTGACTCATCGACTTTTGAACTGGTACCCCAATATGCTCAAGCATATGTTGAAGTAGCGTCTCCGCCTTCTTCCCTTCGTAAGTGGCTTCCGATGTTAAAATCATTCGATGCGGAAGAGCATATGGAGCCAAATACTGCACATCATCTGGAATCACATAATCACGCTGATTCAGCAGCGCATATGCTTGAGCCGCCTTCATGAGTGCAATAGATCCCCTTGGACTTACCCCTAAATACACAGATGGGTGATTTCGTGTAGTTTGGACAATTTCTACAATATATTCTTTAATAGATGCATCCACATGAACCGCTTGAACCGCTTGTTGCAGTGCTTGGATATGTTCCTTCGTCATGACAGCTTGAAGCGTGTCAATTGGGGATTGTTTTTCCTGCAAATTCAATACTTCTAGCTCTTCTAGCATGGTTGGATACCCCATCTGTAGCTTGAATAAAAACCTGTCCATTTGTGCTTCTGGCAGTGGGTATGTTCCTTCATATTCCACAGGATTTTGCGTCGCCATGACAAAAAAAGGATTAGCAAGTGGCATCGTTTCACCATCTACAGTGACACTGCCTTCTTCCATCGCTTCAAGCAAAGCTGACTGCGTTTTAGGAGATGTTCGATTAATCTCATCAGCCAAAATGATCTGTCCCATAATCGGACCTTGGCGGAACTCAAACTCATTTGTCTTTTTGTTATAAATAGAAACACCTGTTATATCTGAAGGTAAAAGATCAGGTGTGAATTGGATTCGCTTAAAATCACAGCCGATTGATTTCGCCAAAGCACGAACCATCATCGTCTTGCCTACGCCAGGCACATCCTCTAATAACACATGCCCTTTTGCCAAAATGGCAACAAGGCTTAAAACTGTAATGTCCTTTTTCCCAACCATGACTTTATTGATGTTATCTACAATTCTTTGTAAATCTGAATGCATCGGTACATCAAATGCCATCCTGAACCTCCTATCACGTTTCCCCCAATTTTTCATATAGTCTAACTTTACCATACAACGAGCACTTGCATAAAACATCAACGCGTGATAGACGAAAAGAAGCCTTCTCACGATGGAAAAGACTTCTTTGTTTCTTCCGGCGCACTCGCTGGCTCCATATGAACGTGAGAGTGTAAAATATCATGTTCTTTCTTCATTCTACGTTCAATCTCATCGGCAATATCGTGGCTCTCTGAAATATTCAAGTGTGGCTCTACCTCAACGACAACGTCGACATGTACCGTACTCCCAAGATAACGGGCTTTAATATCTTTTAGATCACCGACACCTGGAGTCGACTCAATTGTCTCTTTATACTTCGACATATCTTTAAGATGAAAACCATCAGTTAACGAATGAGACGCCTCTCTAAAAATGTCCCAGGCCGTTTTACAAATCATTAAGCCAATGACAAACGCAGCAAGCGTATCAATCCATGCCAAATGGAATTGGGAAGCAATGATCCCCACAAATGTTCCGATACTCACATAAGCATCTGATTTATTATCAGCAGCAGCCGCATAAAGAGCCTGGCTATTGATCCGCTTGGACAATTTGCGATTGTATATATATACACCATACATCACAACGGCACTCCCTGCTGCCGTCCAAGCAGCGATCATATCAGGTGTTTGATGCTCTGATGAGAAAAGTGACTGACCTGCACTTACCAGAACTTGGAGTCCAACAAGCATCATGATAAATGATGCAACAAGTGATGCAATATTTTCAGCTCTAAAATGACCATATGGATGATCTTCATCAGGCGGCTTCTGAGAAATCCGCAGCCCAATTAACACAGCAAGTGATGCAATAATATCTGTCGTATTATTGAATCCATCTGCCGAAAGGGCTTCAGAATGAAAAACATAACCAATGATCAGTTTAACTGCAGATAACATCACATAGGCAATGATACTCACCCAAGCACCTGTTTCGCCTTGTTTTAATTCGTTATAGCGCTCCATGTCGAACAGCGCCTCCTCACACATATCTTTTCTATCATTTATCTTACAAAGTAAAGCCCGTGTGGGTCTACAGCAACATGATTCGCTTGCGTCAGCAAAATAGGATAAATAGAAATGTGTTGACCGATGTAAACTTATTTTTATATGGTCAATTGACCTCAAGACCTACTCCTATCAGCATTTTCGCCATTTACTTGAAAACAGATATTCAAGCAAATCTGCTCTCCGGATATATTATCAGAATATTTTTATTTTAGGACACAACTTTTGTTTCTTCTTTCTTATGCTATTTTTATGAATGAGTCTGAGAAGAAAGAGGAAACATAATCTCTCAAATCCTTTATATTTTTTAACATCATGTTAAGAGGTTTGAAATGTCAGTTTGATAAGCTGTCCAATGCTGAATGGTAATTCAGTATGATAAAATTTAAAATATTCTAAAAACAAATTCTCTATTTAAGAGAAATGTTTGGAGGTAAAGCTATGTCCAACATGACAAACGGTCTTCAAAAAAATCTTAAGACAAGACATATTTCAATGATCTCCATTGCAGGGGTCATCGGAGCAGG includes the following:
- a CDS encoding cation diffusion facilitator family transporter — its product is MERYNELKQGETGAWVSIIAYVMLSAVKLIIGYVFHSEALSADGFNNTTDIIASLAVLIGLRISQKPPDEDHPYGHFRAENIASLVASFIMMLVGLQVLVSAGQSLFSSEHQTPDMIAAWTAAGSAVVMYGVYIYNRKLSKRINSQALYAAAADNKSDAYVSIGTFVGIIASQFHLAWIDTLAAFVIGLMICKTAWDIFREASHSLTDGFHLKDMSKYKETIESTPGVGDLKDIKARYLGSTVHVDVVVEVEPHLNISESHDIADEIERRMKKEHDILHSHVHMEPASAPEETKKSFPS
- a CDS encoding MoxR family ATPase, whose translation is MAFDVPMHSDLQRIVDNINKVMVGKKDITVLSLVAILAKGHVLLEDVPGVGKTMMVRALAKSIGCDFKRIQFTPDLLPSDITGVSIYNKKTNEFEFRQGPIMGQIILADEINRTSPKTQSALLEAMEEGSVTVDGETMPLANPFFVMATQNPVEYEGTYPLPEAQMDRFLFKLQMGYPTMLEELEVLNLQEKQSPIDTLQAVMTKEHIQALQQAVQAVHVDASIKEYIVEIVQTTRNHPSVYLGVSPRGSIALMKAAQAYALLNQRDYVIPDDVQYLAPYALPHRMILTSEATYEGKKAETLLQHMLEHIGVPVQKSMSQ